Proteins from a genomic interval of Sander vitreus isolate 19-12246 chromosome 6, sanVit1, whole genome shotgun sequence:
- the bola1 gene encoding bolA-like protein 1 translates to MLPTVLRCVRPISTSLALNRPLAHFRPHMDPDPSRPIERSIRSKLTDTLEPVHLEVHNESHMHAVPPGSESHFRVLVVSSQFEGLSLIKRHRLVNEALKKELSSCVHALSIQAKTPEQWRSNPSLAKSPPCMGGSRGDHTVEEKLKAGRE, encoded by the coding sequence ATGCTGCCTACTGTCCTCCGCTGTGTTCGGCCCATCTCTACCAGTCTTGCCTTAAACCGGCCTCTGGCCCACTTCAGACCACACATGGACCCAGACCCCAGCCGGCCCATTGAGAGGTCTATCAGATCCAAACTGACCGACACACTCGAGCCGGTCCACTTAGAGGTCCACAATGAAAGCCACATGCACGCTGTGCCCCCTGGCTCTGAATCCCATTTCCGTGTCCTGGTTGTCAGCTCCCAGTTTGAGGGTCTGTCATTGATAAAGCGCCACCGTCTGGTTAATGAGGCTTTGAAGAAGGAGTTGAGTAGCTGCGTTCATGCACTATCAATCCAAGCAAAAACTCCTGAGCAGTGGAGAAGTAACCCCTCCCTGGCTAAGAGTCCGCCTTGCATGGGAGGCTCGAGGGGAGATCACACAGTGGAGGAGAAACTGAAGGCCGGGCGGGAGTAA